AAAGACGACTTAAAATTGAATTTGTTGTTGACGCCCAAACACAATTTAGTATTTGTTACCAGGTCatcaagcaaaacaaaatttacTAAAGCAGAAAAATGTCCACTGACCTGGAAGCTTGTGTGGTTTTTCCAACCCAGTTCAGATGAAACGCCGCCCTCCTCTGTTCGGGACAAGGCCTCCGGTCGTTCTGTGGAGGCTTCTGTCAAACAGAAGCTGCTGTGGTTTCATCGACACTGGGTTGGAAAAATGAtggaagggagaggaaggaaaagaaagagggagaacagaggaagTAAAGTGACATGCTTTCCATCTGAGGTATTTGCAGAAAACAGTTTGACTCTCGCTCACTCACAGTTTTCTGCTTTCCCGAGCGCTTGAGTGCTTTGTGCtgcatttcataaaaaaaggaagtggatgaaatatttaccagcagtgaggagcagagagctgctgtcctctctgctccactTCAACAACCGCCGCTGTTTAAAACTCGACCTGAGACGCTGCTGTTCCTGTGACTGGAGGAAGTATCACCGACGCTCACACTGCTGAACCAGCACTGAGTCAGTCACAGGCTGGATTCTGCTGTGAGGTTGTAAAAACCAGCAGCAGTAGAAGCAGTAGTTAGTGGCACTGGTACATCACTGGTAGTAATGAAGGCTGCATCAGCTGCAGTGCTACTGGCAGCAACGGTAACTTGAGTGGAAGCAGCAGTGGAACATGACAGTGCTTATGGCTCAGAATACAAAGTGTTATCCAAATATAATGACGTGCATctaatataaaacatttaacagattGTTATAATAATACTGATTATGGTCAGTGAATGAATaaagagcagcttcagtccttaaaaaaagtaaataagtcAAGTTTCCATTCTGTGAACACCCTGAGAAACAATCATTAGTGGTTTTAATGGACAGAAGCGTGTTAGCAGCTTCCCTCCGCTGTGTCAGTCCCTAACACTGTGTGTCTCATGCTGTTGTCCCATGAAACCTCGTTACACCTGCTCGGTGATTTTAACGCTTTCTGCTCATACAGACTAAATGCTCTTCTACCACATTTGATCctgaaatttgaaaaacaaactaaataaaacaacagatgCCATGAAACTTACACTGTATATGAATCTTTTTCCTCCATCAAGCTGGTTATCCTCAAACTTCTGTGTGAACAGTTTCtattgtgattttatttcacaTAATACAGTTTTGGTGAGATACCACACTGGCCCTGATACAATacaaccgtttttttttttctgaaatgttatCCTATATTTAGGCCAACACAGTACTGCAGACCTGTCAGATATAAGGTGTGATGAACTGATTTCTAACTacccagaggaaaaagagagggtCAGTGCTGTAAACAGGTGTAAACAGGTGTGTCTTGTGTGcatacagtgtattttaaaatcagtttaaaaccACGTTCTGGACTCAGTCTGCCACAGCTGGCGTCTTCCTACAACATCCCAGGATCCCTCCGCTGCCCTTCTTCCCTTTTTTCATCTTATATCCTCTGACGCTGCTGTCAGAGCAGATGGACTTCCTCAGAGTCCTGATGTGTTTCTCCTGCTCGCGGATCTTGGACTCCAGGTGGGACTGGATCGCCGTGCCCAGTGACTCCAGGTCCACCGAGGCACCGTACACCTCCCACGTCATCCCCTGCTCGTCCCACAGCACCTCCTGTGGCTTTACTGTCTCTTCCCTTTCCTCTACATCcccgtcctcttcctcctctttttgctctttctcctcatcttcctcctcgtcctcccaGATGCTCTCAGCGCTAACATCTCTGTCTTGCCCGAGTCGTAGCTCTGACAGGAGGTTGGGGCTCTGCTGGAAGCTGTAGGTACGCAGACAGGTGGGGAGGGAACTAGCTTTGTCAGTCACAGCTGAGGGAAGCACGGATTGGCTGCGCAGCTCGATGTCAATCTTGCAGACATGCTTGAGGGGGGGCTGTCCAGCAGGGATGCAGCACAGTGACGGGACTGTTGGTGAGGTCAAACTACCTGAGTGACAGCTGGGGGAGCAAatcagggaggaggagggagcttCCCTTTGGAGGCTGGGGCTGGTGGAAGCTGAGCGTTCAACTACCTCCACCTCCGCCTGGACGCCCACCTCTCTCCACTCCCCTCCCCGCAGACAGAGCCTCTCACTGGGGTCGGTCATGGTCGCTGTCTCTCTGACCGTCTTGGAGCTgggagcagaagaagagaggggtGAGCAAGAACCCCCCAAatcatctttctgtctccccctttccttcttcttctcttctttctggcTCTCTACCGCCGTTGCCCCTGACGATGGGATGTTGCTACCAGCAGTGATGGCATTTGTGTCTCCCAGGTGACCCGGTTGGCTCGATGGGGTGCCTGATATCCTTCTGGTATCTCCTGGCGACCACCCTGCACTGTCAGTCACACCTACCCCTCGCACACCCCCCTGGGATGCCACCGGTCCTCCTACAGCTGCCACTTGGGTCTCTGCCGGTTTCAAATGTTCTCCCTCGACAGCAGCACCCATTTTCACTGGTGTCTTGGTGACAGAGTCAAAGGTAAGACCTCGAGTCAGACTGGTATTATGGGATGTCCTGCTGGGATTTGTTTCCACGGCAATAGATGCTGCAGGCTCTGATGTGGATCCTCCCTTTGTTGTCAGGGCAACAGTGGTTCTAGTTTTGGGGCTGGAGGTGGCCAGCGGGCCTGAGATCACACCAGGACCTGGAAGCAAGAAACAAATGTTAGAAAACATGTGACTGGCAAGCAAAGAGCACAGTCTATTCTGCTTatacaacatttattttctgttaccctctaaaaataaaataataaataactggTTTTGGAGTCTTTTGCATTGGTGATTACATTCAAGGCACAGAAATAAATTAGTTTTTGAAAAGAGAAATTACTTGCTGAGCCAGGTCTAGGCGAGGAGGGTGTCAAGGAGGAAGACAAATCTGTCAGAGCTGACTTTGAACTAGATTGAACCGGTCCAGGCTTCGAAGACTCTGATCCAGCATTAGGATCCGAACTGGGCTTAGTGCCAGACCCTGGAGCCTTGAGGTTGTTGTCTTTGGACCGAGGCAGACCACTTCTAGAGGATGATGGGGAAACAGATCTGACAAGGTCCACCTTAGAGCCAGAGGCCATCAGAGTAGGTTTTGAAGCTGACCACACCGGACCAAGGGCATCGGAACTGGAGATGACATTCAACTCAGAGCCATGTTTAAAGCTTGGACTGGTTTTAAGATTGAAACTGGCTTTGTTGTCTGGGGGAGTGCGAGTGTTAGGATCTGGGTCATGCTTTGACCTTATGCCAGATTTAGAAACCACAAATGTCGCAGAATCGAGACCTGTTTTAGATCCAGAACTTACTTTGTTTTCAGTACCAATTTTTAAATCAGGGCTATCTCTGGAACTAATCCTTGACTTAGAATTAGGACTGGCTTTGGAATTGGTTCCGCTTTTAGAGTCCAAACTGTCCCTGGTCAGCGTCATGGCTTTAGAATTTGAACTGGATTTGGGACTAATTTTGGATCCAGACCCAGCACTTGAGTCTTTACTACCAAGATTCTCCCTGGACCCTGGATGGTTTGGGACTTTTCTCTGAGTGGATGGTTTGGGACTTAATGAACTTAGTTGCAGGGTCTTGGGATGAAGCCGTGCTGATTCGGCCCTCTGATTTTCCGACTTGCTTGCTGGGTCTGGTCTCTGGGTTTTTGCTGTCATTGTTGGGGTTCGATTGGCCAGTTTGGGACTGataatgtctctctctcgctgATTGTGGACTTCAGGGCTTACAGGAAGGTGCAGCGTTTTTGGTGACTGTGTCTCTGGGCTAATTTCTTTCCTGCCATCTTTTTCCCaatttgtttgcattttcaggCTCACTGTAATTTTGTTCGTAGTCTTAGTTGTCATTTCAGGTGTCAGACCAATATGTGGTCTGGTGCTTGAAATGCTTGCAGATTTCACTCCTAGCACTTGTGTTTTGACTCTTTCGGTCATTCTGGGGCTAGCAGCATCTGTCATTTGATCTCTGTGGTGTGGTTTTGGACTTGTCGCCGTGTTGGTGTGTGGCTGCGTCTTTGGGCTGAGCGTTGGGgtatgttttggttttggtgatTTGAGCCTTTGATCGCTCCTGCTGTTCCCTGACACCTCGGCGGTTTGTGAACGATAGAAAGCTGGAATTTTGCTTTTTTGCTGTGATGGATCATCTCTCTCCCCAGGTGACGTGGCAGCGGTTGTCAGGGTACTTGCTGATTTGCCCGTTTCCGTCATGGCTGCTCCTTTTGCTCCAGGTTTTCCACCTCCTTTATTCCCATCGCCCTTTTTGTTCCCTCCATGCAGCTTTGAGGTCTCCGTGGCCGGGCGGGGGTTGCTTGGTGAAGTCAGATTGAGGTTGAGGTTGAAGTTAGGCTCCGCCCCGCAATTGGCGTTGGGATCTGTGTTACCAAGGGTATCTGCAAACCCCTCCTCTGCTGGAATCGGGCATTCTGATTGGATGATATCCTTCCCACATTTAGAAACATTTGGGGCTGTTTGCATGATGAAGATGGCTGTCTGTCCAGTAGAAATCAGGgaatttttatttgttgaatTTGGAAAATCAGAACCTGATTTGACAGATGGAGAAACAAACGATCAGTAAGATAATATATATTTAACGATCTGCAGGGAAAATTAGGTATTAAAGTGCAAGAAGAAACAGGCCACGTACAAAAAACTACCCATGAATCCAAATTAAATCTAAACAGatataaaaaagtaaaaaagtcaaatataaagtTATTTACAACATTGTATTGTATATTAACTCTACTCCGTGTGCAGTAATGAGCTAAAGACTGATGGCCAAAATAGTTCAGATCCTCTTACTGCAGAGAACTAATTCAAGAACCATATACTAAGATACAGAGTTCAGTCAAATGACATTTGAAAGAAAATGCTTGAAGAATTTGGAGTTATCTATTTGTCATGTTACCAGTAATGAAAATTATTCCGCTCTGTGATGCCACCATTTGGATCCAGTCTGCCCGTTTTTAAATCAGTTATTTggcagctgtttcctgtcaaaCCATTAAATCCTCTCAGGATCCAGGTTCACTCTTGTTTGCGTTTCCCCTGCTGAGCCCGACACGTCCACATTCATGACTGCATTTGTAAAATGTCTGTTACATAATATGAGTTTTTCCTTGTCTGAATCAAAGACCTAAAGATGGAAGATACTATATCTTTTAtataaagtaaagtaaaacagtaactttatgtatttatttatttattcatggtAAATACAAtaagtattattattactatggGTATAACAGACAACTCACCACAAGAATATTATAACAATCCATAAGTTATTTCATCCATTCCCatgctccctctgtctctacGTACCTATTCAGAGAGCGCAGACGCCAGCATCGGTCGGCAGAGTCGTGGAAATCCCATCGTTCTGTCTGACGACTGAGCCAACGAGCAGGGGAGAGATTCATCTGCTCCTTCGTTTGTTCCTCCTCCAACCAGAGGAGGcatttatgaataaataaaaggaggagggagagggaggagagagggggctGAGATCagtgatcatcatcatctcgatgcttcctctcctcctcctgtttgtcCTCCTTTTTATGCCTCTCTCTTCAGTTGTTTCACTCCATTCATTTTATCTCTGTATCCTCTTCCTCagtcttcctctcttttgtttgtcttcctcAAACCTTTGCCTTCATATTTTTgttctcctgctccctctgcttTAAAACCTCCTTCtttacttcttctcctctttattcttgatttttttattctttctccctcgttttttctctctctgccaacttttttattagtatttttttatagtaaaaaaataataatttccgAACCATAAATTAAAAGTCTCGCTGTGGCCTGGTTCAGACAGGATCCACTGCTCATAGATCTGCACCCACCTGGATCCGTACGGTCCATTTCCTGGCTGGACCGGAACAACGGAGGGATGCAGTGACGCCATTGGCTGTTGAGCTTTCAAAACAAATGGCGCGAAATGTTTGCGTCATCAGAGGGCGTTTACAGGTAGCGTTGGCTTCGTGTGTTTGTCGGTAGATGTACCGACTTTTCAGACGCTTTTAgagactttatttatttatttattcttttattgtaaaaaagCATTCAGCTTTGGACAAACCCAGCGACTTTCGGGACAAACCTTCGGCTCTTTCCGTAGAACAGAATCGCGATGCCGGTCTTTCCCTCCGCAGGTGCTGGCACAGGTGAGCCGCTAACCGTCTCCCTGACTGATCGCTGGTTTCAGTCACTGGTTCATACTTGTTTCGTTGTGTGTCACAGAAACATGAGTGAGAACAACTTTGGTTCAGAgctttttaaatctgtgtgGTGAGTCCCCAGACTTCAGGGGAACAGGTGTTAAATCAGTATATTAAAGATTCAATcactttattcattcattcacttttcttaaatgaaaatgaaagggtGCTGAGGCAGCTCTGGATCTGTGCTTTAGTTCTGGTTTTGCTGTTGTGACAGTTTATAAAGACTCGCTCTGATTTTTCATCCATTGTAATGAGAAATGATAAATGTTCTTTTATTCACAGAAGCACTGAGCTGGTTTTTCTGAATGACATTTAGTCAGTGAATTTTattcacagcagctctgtggtggTTACCTGGATACTATAGCTGTCTGTCACTGCCACCtgagcggtgtgtgtgtgtgtgtgtgtgagagacaaacaCTGCTTTCACTTGCTGTTTTCttacaacaaatacacaaaaactgaaatttgaagCCATACATGcagttgttgtgtgttgtatgtttgttcagctgtgtttctgatcACTGCTGTTAGTCACCTGTGTTTCACAGGTTAGGATGGATGTTTATCTCCCTTGGCGTAGCTGGTAGAGACGTGATGCACCTACCAGAAACTTCTCCCAGGTTCTGTCTCCGGCTGAGGCTGCTGGCAGAGAAGTGACGTAGCTGAAGCCGCTGTAGATCAGACACATTTAGGAAAAAGAGAGTTTGACTCTCCACCCACTTTAGCAGTCTCAGCCAATAAGATTCTGCAGCAGAGATGCTACCTGACAACAACAGATGACTCAGTATTGtcctattgtgtgtgtgtttgtacttacCCCAGCAGTCAGTCACCTGCCGTGTAAGTTGGTCGATGGACGTCGGACACGGTGGACAGCAAGAGGAGCAGCTCGTTGTGCTGTGCGGTGCTCACTAAGGAAAAGCTGCTTACTtatctcacacagacacacacatctatacaatacccattcacacacttacacacagaaacacaccagaCTGAAGATAACCAGCCGCCGCCCGGACGTCTTCCTGCTGAGACGCAGCATGTGGGAGGAGAACTTTGACACAGAGCAGTAAGTCACCTCTCCGAAGCAAAGCACAAACTTTTTTAATCAGACTTTAGTGACGATGGAATCTCAGACATTTTAATggccttcattcattcattgtgaATTCATTGTGGCCATTCATAAACTGAATAACTGCAGACTGAAGCTGGGTGGCTGGGTTTCTCTTCTCTGACTC
The sequence above is drawn from the Toxotes jaculatrix isolate fToxJac2 chromosome 23, fToxJac2.pri, whole genome shotgun sequence genome and encodes:
- the gprin3a gene encoding G protein-regulated inducer of neurite outgrowth 1, which gives rise to MQTAPNVSKCGKDIIQSECPIPAEEGFADTLGNTDPNANCGAEPNFNLNLNLTSPSNPRPATETSKLHGGNKKGDGNKGGGKPGAKGAAMTETGKSASTLTTAATSPGERDDPSQQKSKIPAFYRSQTAEVSGNSRSDQRLKSPKPKHTPTLSPKTQPHTNTATSPKPHHRDQMTDAASPRMTERVKTQVLGVKSASISSTRPHIGLTPEMTTKTTNKITVSLKMQTNWEKDGRKEISPETQSPKTLHLPVSPEVHNQRERDIISPKLANRTPTMTAKTQRPDPASKSENQRAESARLHPKTLQLSSLSPKPSTQRKVPNHPGSRENLGSKDSSAGSGSKISPKSSSNSKAMTLTRDSLDSKSGTNSKASPNSKSRISSRDSPDLKIGTENKVSSGSKTGLDSATFVVSKSGIRSKHDPDPNTRTPPDNKASFNLKTSPSFKHGSELNVISSSDALGPVWSASKPTLMASGSKVDLVRSVSPSSSRSGLPRSKDNNLKAPGSGTKPSSDPNAGSESSKPGPVQSSSKSALTDLSSSLTPSSPRPGSASPGVISGPLATSSPKTRTTVALTTKGGSTSEPAASIAVETNPSRTSHNTSLTRGLTFDSVTKTPVKMGAAVEGEHLKPAETQVAAVGGPVASQGGVRGVGVTDSAGWSPGDTRRISGTPSSQPGHLGDTNAITAGSNIPSSGATAVESQKEEKKKERGRQKDDLGGSCSPLSSSAPSSKTVRETATMTDPSERLCLRGGEWREVGVQAEVEVVERSASTSPSLQREAPSSSLICSPSCHSGSLTSPTVPSLCCIPAGQPPLKHVCKIDIELRSQSVLPSAVTDKASSLPTCLRTYSFQQSPNLLSELRLGQDRDEVLWDEQGMTWEVYGASVDLESLGTAIQSHLESKIREQEKHIRTLRKSICSDSSVRGYKMKKGKKGSGGILGCCRKTPAVAD